From Blastochloris viridis, one genomic window encodes:
- a CDS encoding outer membrane protein assembly factor BamD — MRRSAPLQSRLRTVIRGLAIGLLAVSLAACAIFDKKPEQLLPDEPADRLYNEGLTLVAKKEYKAAAKKFEEIDRQHPYSEWARKALLMTAFVHYEASEYDEAVTSAKRYVALHPGSPDVAYAQYLVGASYFDQIADITRDQARTERAIQALDEVVRKYPDSEYAESAKRKITIARDQLAGKEMAVGRYYQEKRNYIGAINRFKTVVIQYQTTRQVEEALMRLVECYMAMGITHEAQTAAAVLGHNFPDSPWYKDAYKLLQSGGLEPREDQGSWISRSFKKLGLG, encoded by the coding sequence ATGCGTCGATCTGCTCCGCTTCAATCGCGCCTGCGCACCGTCATTCGCGGGCTCGCCATCGGCCTTCTGGCCGTCTCGCTTGCCGCTTGCGCCATCTTCGACAAGAAGCCCGAGCAGCTGCTGCCGGACGAGCCGGCCGACAGGCTCTACAATGAGGGCCTGACGCTGGTGGCCAAGAAGGAATACAAGGCCGCCGCCAAGAAGTTCGAAGAGATCGACCGCCAGCACCCCTATTCGGAATGGGCGCGCAAGGCGCTGCTGATGACCGCCTTCGTCCATTATGAAGCGAGCGAGTACGACGAGGCGGTCACGTCAGCCAAACGCTACGTCGCGCTTCACCCCGGCAGCCCGGATGTCGCCTACGCCCAGTACCTGGTCGGCGCCTCCTATTTCGACCAGATCGCCGACATCACCCGCGACCAGGCGCGCACCGAGCGGGCGATCCAGGCGCTCGACGAGGTGGTGCGCAAGTATCCCGACAGCGAGTACGCCGAGAGCGCCAAGCGCAAGATCACCATCGCTCGCGACCAGCTCGCCGGCAAGGAGATGGCGGTCGGCCGCTATTACCAGGAAAAGCGCAACTACATCGGCGCCATCAACCGCTTCAAGACGGTGGTGATCCAGTACCAGACGACGCGCCAGGTCGAAGAGGCCTTGATGCGGCTGGTGGAGTGCTACATGGCGATGGGCATCACCCACGAGGCACAGACCGCCGCCGCCGTGCTCGGCCACAATTTCCCGGACAGCCCCTGGTACAAGGACGCCTACAAGCTGCTGCAGTCCGGCGGGCTTGAGCCGCGCGAGGACCAGGGCTCCTGGATCAGCCGCTCGTTCAAGAAGCTGGGCCTGGGCTGA